One window of Thermocoleostomius sinensis A174 genomic DNA carries:
- a CDS encoding HAD family hydrolase, translating into MSKVKLVMFDMAGTTVKDDNEVQTCFFIAADKTGLTAEADRVNAMMGWAKKQVFQILWRDQIGADHPDYATHVETSYAAFRHALEHHYQTQPVHPTAGCLELFEWLRSQSIAIGLNTGFYRKVTDIILSRLGWNQGLNSDYVGSSDAIIQVSVTPSEIYNQEGRPAPYMIQKAMYKLGIKDPQTVITIGDTPSDLEAGINAHCLMSLGITHGTHTRSQLKNYANHGVLDSLNELKDKIIAIDHHLL; encoded by the coding sequence ATGTCCAAGGTGAAACTGGTCATGTTTGACATGGCAGGCACAACCGTAAAAGACGACAACGAAGTGCAAACCTGCTTCTTTATTGCAGCAGACAAAACAGGATTAACGGCTGAAGCCGATCGCGTTAATGCCATGATGGGCTGGGCTAAAAAGCAAGTCTTTCAAATCCTGTGGCGCGATCAAATTGGAGCCGATCATCCAGACTATGCAACTCACGTCGAGACTTCCTACGCTGCCTTTCGCCATGCCCTGGAACATCACTATCAAACTCAGCCAGTTCACCCCACCGCAGGCTGTCTGGAACTTTTTGAGTGGTTACGATCGCAATCGATCGCGATCGGCTTAAACACCGGATTTTATCGGAAAGTGACGGATATTATTCTGTCTCGTTTAGGGTGGAACCAGGGATTAAATAGCGATTACGTAGGTTCCTCCGATGCCATCATCCAAGTTTCCGTTACACCTTCCGAAATTTACAACCAGGAAGGTCGTCCCGCTCCCTACATGATTCAGAAAGCGATGTACAAACTTGGTATCAAAGATCCGCAAACCGTAATCACGATTGGCGATACTCCCTCTGATTTAGAAGCCGGTATCAATGCTCACTGCCTCATGTCCTTGGGCATCACCCACGGAACTCACACCCGCTCACAACTAAAGAACTATGCCAATCACGGAGTACTAGATTCTTTGAACGAACTAAAGGATAAAATCATAGCGATCGACCATCATCTTCTATAA